Within Elizabethkingia sp. JS20170427COW, the genomic segment TAAATATGGGGAAAAAACTGCATCCTTTGGATTATCTGGATTTGGTATATGGGGATAAAAATGTGTATACTACTCCTAGGGATTTGTATAACTTCTCTAAGGCACTTTACTCTAAAGATTTTTTGAAACCTGAATTGATGAAGTTGGTTTTTGAGCCTTATTCTAATGAAAAGCCTGGGGTTAACAACTACGGAATAGGGTTTAGAATGAAGTTGTTTAACAATGGGACTAAACTTACTTACCATAATGGTTGGTGGCATGGCTCTAACTCGGTATTTGGACATCTGCTAGACTCTAAGGTTACCATAGTGGCTATAGGGAATGCTTATTCTCCTAGGGTGTATACAGCTTTGGCCTTACTTGGGCTTTTTGAGAATTTTCCTCCTGAGAAAGAGATTTTGACTAAGGTGATGAGGAATCAAAAATTGAGTATTTCTGAATAATGAATGACACTTTTGGGTGTTGTGAATTTGATGAAATGGTTTTATAAGAAAGATAAAGTTTATAATATTTAGTCCCTCCTTAACAAAACCTTGCTTCCAATTTATTTTGAAAAATAAATCTTGAAAATAGAAGATTTATAATTTTATAAAATTGAAAAATAATTTTCTCTTTCAGTATTTCCATCATTTTCTTGAGATTCCAAGCAGTTGCTGATAACATCGCATTAATTTGTGGACCAGTTTCTCCCAAAAAGTAATTTTGAGCCAGCCTAAAATCGGTTTTTAAATGTCCGATGATAGGTTCTATCGCTGCTCTGGTTCTGAATTTCTTACGCTTTGCTTGTTTCCTGTAAGCTGTATCTGTTTTTTTTGGATTGCTTGGAATGGAGATTTTTACGCCTTTGATTTCCGATTTTCCTCTTCCTCCCCGATCGTAAACAAGCTCTTTGGGAAGTTTCTGACCATTGTTTTCCATCTGTTCCAAGAGTGGTTCTATGGTGTGACCGTCGTATGGAGTTTGTAAAAATGCTTTAATCCCGAGAATGATTTTCTTTCCTTTGTTAGCAGTGGTTATCAGACCTACTTTATTCCCAAACTCGTATTGTTTATGTGCTTTCCCCTTGGCTATACATCGAGTGAATGGTTTGTGGATGCTGTAGATTTTATCTTTATCGCTTCGGTTTTGGGTAACGACTTTGGTGTAAAGTGCTAATGATTCTTTGTAAATCTCTTTTTGCTCTTCATTAAAATTGCGTTCAAGTTCACGGATTAACCTCAAGGCGATAGTTTTAAGTTGTCGCTGAGATTTTCTTGCCATTTTTGACCGTTTAGGGTGCTTGCCGTTGTAAGTGTTGCGAACCATTTGTTTGCTGACCTTGGTGTAACGTTGTCTTTGTTTGATGCCTTCGTTTTCGGCGATTTTATTACAGTAATCAATCACTTTTTTGCACAATTTTGCATCGGTAGGAAATGTTGTGTTATTTTCCTGAACTGTGGTGTCGGATAAAACAAAATTAGAAGTGCTTGTTTTTGCATCGTGCATTCTTACGCTGTAGGCAAAGATTTTTTCAATTCCGGCTTCACCTATCCTTTTTCGGAAATGAACGAAATTACTCGGATCACAAGGGAATTTATGTTCAAAGAAAACTCTACCACAAAAGTATTGCATGTAGGGATTCATAATCCATGCTTTTTCTAAAGTCTCATCTCCTAAATTGTACAGGTGCTTTAAAAGCAAACAGCCTACCATAAAACGAATTGGATGACTCGGATTGCCTTTGTGAGAATACAATGATGCAAACTCTTGTTCAAAATAGTTCCAATCTATTTTTTCTGAAAGTAAAACGAGTTCGTGTTTATCATCTATAAAATCAACCAACATCGGGCGGAATAATTCAGGTTGTTTTTTTGGATTTTTTCCCAACATATTTGCAAGGTTTTAATGCTCTAAGATACGAAAACATGCAAAAAAAAATAAACGTTTTACGCTTTATTTTATTGACCGTCAATGTTTTAACAGGTATTTAAGGAGCGACTATTTAATAGAATGCTGCTCTGTATAGAGTGGCATTTTTTTCTTTTTTTAACCACATAGAAATATAGGCTTTGGGGTTTTTGAGACTTTATAGTATCTGAAGATGTGAACATAGCTGATGTTATTTCCTCGTGAATTTAAGGTGTCTCAGTGTTGTATTTCTATGTTTCTATGTGGTTTTGATTTTTACAAGGATAGGGAGTTACTTTTTTAACCACATAGAAACATAGGATTTTGTGTTTTAAGATTAAAAAAAATACTGTCTATCATGACAGTATTTTCTTATTTTCTTATGATGAGCAATAGCTCGTTCCCTAGTCGGGGTGGAATACTATTTTTGCACTCTTCCATATGGATAGAGTTGAATTTCGTTTTGAAAAGTTCTTGGTACTCTTTTAAATTTCCTCCAAAGGGGGGGGCTTGTTTCTCGAAAGTTCTATTGAACAATACTCCACAGAGCTTTCCGCCATCGCTCAAAAGTTCTTCCATTTTCTCTACATATCGGGATCTACTTTCGGGAGGTAATGCACAAAAGAATGTTTGTTCTAAGATAAGGTCGAAATTCCCTATAAGCTTAAAAAAGTCTTGATGGACGACCTTTACCTGAGGGAAATTTCTAAATTTCTCTTGTAATTTCTTCACGGCAGTTTCCGAAATATCAATCAAGGTAATATTGGTAAATCCTTTTTGGATAAGGTATTCGGCTTCATAAGCATTGCCACAGCCGGGGATAAGGACTTTATCTGAAAGGTCTCCGGAATAGTTATCGATAATACTCATTAGAGGAGGGGTAGGCTTTCCTACATCCCATCCTGTTTTTTGAGCTACCCATTGCTGGTCCCAATATTCTTCGCTAAGTTTCATTTTTGGTAAATAAAAAGGATTTTATTGCTTTTTTGAAGCCCGATTATGTTTATCTTTTGGTGAATGGGGAATTCATAGGTGCTTCCCTTTTCTAAGGTGATGTCTCCTTGTTTAGATTTTAACAAAACCTTTCCTTCCAAAATAGTAATCACCCCATATTGTTGACCTATAAAGTTGATAAATTCTTGGTTTTTCTTTAGTCCTAAGCCATATTGTATGAAGTGCGGTCCGATACTTAATCTCTTTATCCTTGCTACATCTTCTAGGAGAATATCTTTTTCAGGATACTGGGCCTGTAATCGGTAAAGATGAGAAAAAGAAACCCCTGAATATACTTGGGAGATATTATTTTTTTCTAATAATGCTTTTGCTTTTCCTGCTCTTACCCCCGAACGGCAAAAGACTACATATTTTTTGTCATTTTTAAACTCGGATAGTCGCTTGCCTATTTCCTGAAGAGGGATATTAATCGCGTGGTCTAAAGGCTCAGCCTTGTACTCTGCAGGAGTCCTAACATCTACCAAAATGATATTGGGATCTTGCAATAGCACTGTAAGGTCAGGGGATGAGGTTTGTGCCTTTATTCCTAAAAAAGAACCAGAAAAGATGAGCAAGAAAAGGACTTTTTTTATTTTTGAGAAGGACATGAGAAATCTGTTTTAGGAATATTGGTGTTTTTAATAGCGTTGTATCCTCCTTCAACTTCTGAAAAGTTACGATAGCCACGTGCTTGTAAAATACTAGCAGCAATCATACTTCGGTATCCTCCAGCACAGTGGATAAAGAAGTGTTTTTTAGGGTCTATATCTCCTACCCATTGGTTGATGTATGCTAGAGGCTTGGTAGTGGCATTTTCTATATGAGAGGCAGCAAACTCACCTTCTTTTCTTACATCGATAACTGTGGCATCTTCGCTATATCTATTTTCAAACTCCTGAGCACTGATTCTTTCAATAGTATCTGTGCTCTCTCCAGCGTTTTTCCAAGCGGTAACGCCTCCTTTAAGATATCCTAACACATGATCGAAACCTACTCTACTAAGGCGAGTAATACTTTCTTCTTCTTTCCCTTCTTCGGTAATGAGAAGTATTGGCTGTTTAACATCTACAATCATAGTCCCTACCCAAGGAGCAAAATCTCCTTTAATCCCAATATTGATAGATTGCGGGATAAATTCTTGAGCGAAATCTCCTGCGTTTCTGGTATCTAAGATTAATGCAGAACTTTCTTCAGCGATGTTTTTAAATTCTTCAGGAGAAAGAGGGGTAAGCCCTTTGTGTAGGACTTCTTGGAAGCTGTCGTATCCTCCTTTGTTCATCGCTACATTATAGCCAAAGTACTGCGGAGGAGGGGTAAGCCCGGTGATAACTTCTTTAATGAAGGTTTCTTTATTGGGTTGGTTAAGAGCATAGTTGCTTTTCTTTTGGTTGCCTAAAGTATCTACGGTTTCTTTTTGCATATTTTTACCACAGGCACTTCCTGCTCCATGAGCGGGATAAACCGTGATGCTATCGGGTAAGGGCATTATTTTATTCATCAGGCTGTCATACAACATTCCTGCTAGGTCTTCTTGGGTAATTTCATTGGCTTTTTGTGCTAAATCTGGTCTGCCAACATCGCCTAAAAACAGGGTGTCTCCAGAGAAAAGAGCGGTTTCTTTTCCTTCTTCATTAATAAGAAGATAGCAGGCACTTTCTAAAGTATGACCAGGGGTGTGGAGTACTTTTATTTTGATTTTTCCAATTTCAAAAATTTGATTGTCTTCAGCGGTGATTGCCGTAAATTCTGTTTTTGCAGTAGGGCCGTAAACGATATCTGCCCCTGTTGCTTTGCTTAAATCTACATGCCCAGAAACGAAATCTGCATGGAAATGGGTTTCGAAAATATATTTTAATTGAGCGTTATCCTCTTGTAATTTGTTGAGGTAAGGTTGAGTTTCTCTTAGAGGGTCGATGATGGCAGCTTCTCCATTTGAAACGATATAATAAGCACCTTGAGCAAGGCATCCTGTATATATTTGTTCTACTTTCATAATTGAAATGAATTTATATTTCTTAATTTATTAGGGAGTATCAAAGATAAGTGATTATTTTTTTTCATGGCAAAGAGTGTACCGATGAGAGATTGGATGGTGGATAAATGGGTAAAGCTGACAAAAAGACCCGATTAGATAATAGAGATATGATTTTTACAAGGATAGGGAGTTTCTTTTTATTAACCACATAGGAATATAGAATTTTAGGTTTTTAAGATTACATAACATCTAGAGATGTGAACATAAGGTTTGTGGTTTTTTGAATGTTTTTTTTAACCATATAGACACATAATGAGGTTCAACCCTAAAGAATAAGGTGTTATAAAAAGTGTAAAAACTAAGTAATTGATATTTAACTTTTCGATATAATTATCATCTTACTAAGAGCAATAAGAAACATGTAACAAATATTAAATAAAAGCTACTTATTAACAGGTAATTGAAAAATATGAAAAAACTAATAACATCTTTGTTTACTGTGGCAACCTTCTTTTTGTACGCACAGAAAACCATCACAGGGAAAGTTAGTGATACTTCAGGAAATGCCATTCCTAGTGCAAGTGTTACGGTAGAAAATTCTCAGAATTCCGTAATTATCGCTTATGGCATTACCGATGCAAAGGGGAATTTTAAAATTCCCTTCACTACTGATTTAGCGAATGTTAGGGTAAAAGTAAAAGCCTTTAACCAGAAAAGTCAGGTTAAGGAAATTAAAAATGAAGACCAAACCTTAAACTTTAAGCTAGATTCAGATGTTACTGAAATTAAAGAAGTAGTCTTAAAGACCAAACTTATTACTAAAAAAGGAGATACTATAAGCTATGATATTACAGCATTTGCCAATAAAAACGATAGGGTACTCTCCGATGCATTGAAGAAAATGCCAGGGGTAGAAGTGGCAAGTGATGGAAGTATTACCTACCAAGGTACGGCGATTAATAAATTTTATATTAATGGAAAAGACCTTATGGAAGGTGGTTATGGAACCATTAACAACTCACTTCCATTAGATGCAATAGGCAAGGTGGAAATCATGGAAAACCACCAACCTGTAAAAATCCTTCAAGACAAAGTGCCTAGTGAGCAGGCCGCTTTTAATATTAAATTGAAGAAAAAAGTAACCATGACAGGTCGTGGTGAAGTAGGCATGGGAGGATCTCCTCTGCTGTGGAATGTAAAGTTAACCCCAATGTTGTTTACAGACAAGATACAATGGGTGTTTAATTACAAAACCAACAATAATGGTGAGTCAGTAGAAAATGAAGGAAATATTATGGCATTTGGAAGCCGATTTGAGGGGATTAGAAGAAATGCCTCTCAAACTTCATGGCTGAATGTAGAGAATGCAGCAACCCCTAGTGTTCCTCAGAAAAGATATTTAATGAACAATGTCCATTATCTTTCAGGTAATTTATTGACGAATCTTAATAAGAGTAAAGAGTGGGAGTTTAAAGCCAATGCCAATTATACCAATAACGCTATTTCTAGAGAGTCTTTTGTAGAAACTCATTATCTACCTCCTTTTAATAATGGAGCGGTTATTTCCAATGCGGTAAGAAATAACTTCTATACCGATAAGATAAAAGGGGAAATGATCTTTACTAAAAATGCTAAAAAAGGATTCTTCAAAAATACGACAAGCTTTACCCAATTTTGGAATGCCGATAGAGCCGATGTTAGCAGAACCATCAATGGAGTAAACGATGCAGATAATACAGCAGGACAGGGGATAGAAGCTCCTACTACCAATTTCCAAAACTCGTTAAGTACTATTATTCCATGGAAAGAAAAGTTGATTAATTTACGCTCTTTTATCAATTACCAAAACGATAAGCAAACGTTGAGAGTGAATCCTTTTAGCTATACTCCACAAGAGGTGTACAATAAAGATACCCAAACGATGGATCCTATCTTCCAACATCCGTTGTTAACCAAATATGCTAACCAATATCTAAGGATGAAGACCTTTGAAACTCAGGAGGCGGTGAACATGAGCTTTTCAGCGAAGAGATGGACTTTTACTCCAGAAGTAGGTTTTAACTATACGATAAATAAACTAAATTCAGCTTTAACAGGAGAGGACAACCACTCGGTAACCGATCCATTAGATGGTAAATACCAAAATGATTTGAAGTTTAGCAACGTTACCCCTTATGTTTCTGGGCAAATTAATTATAAAGGAACCAACTTCAATATGTACCTTACCTTGCCGGTTAATTTCAACAATATTAAAGCTGAAGACCCAGCCGCAGGAAGAAATGTGGACATTCGATTAAACAAAACGACTTTTGAGCCAAGTACTTTTATGCAGTATGAATTTGCTTCATTCTGGAAAGCTTCGGCTAACGGAAGTATCAGCAATAATTTCGGAACTATTGGCAGTGTATATGCAGGATATATCTTGATGAGCCCTGTTAATCTAAGCCGCCCATATTCTAACGGTATTTTAGCTCAAAATAAATCTCAAAGTGGAGGTGTAGGGATTGAGTATAGAAACCCGCTAAATAACCTATTCTTCAATGTAAGATCTAGAGTGAGTAAAACGACCAACAACCTTATGCTGAACACTTTCTTAGACAATGGAAATACCACTTCCGAGTATATTGTAAGGGACAATGATATTAACTCCAACTCACAGAGTGTAGAGGTAGGAAAATATTTTCCTTCGTTTAAAACCAATGCTTCCATAGGATTTAGCAATAGCAATAATAAATCACTAAGCATGAACAATAGCATCATCCAAAGAACAAAAAGCAATAACCAAAGCTTTAATTTTAAAGTGAATAATGCTTTTTTCAGTTGGATGAGTTTGGATTATAATTTTAGTTTAGGCTTCGGAGAAAGCACCTTTACCTATCTCAATACCGAGAGTACAGTGAAAAATAATAATTTCTCCCATAACCTTAATTTGATTTTTTATCCTATCGAGAACCATTCCATTGGCTTGAACTGGGATCAGAACAACTTTAAGCAAGGAAATCAATTGTATAAAAACCCATTTTATGATTTAACTTATCAATATACATGGGCGAAGAAAAGAATAGATTTTGAAGTAAAATGGTTAAATATTGCTAATACCAAGGTTTATGAAACCATTAATACAGGTTCTACAGGAACTACTTACAGAAGAATGTATATCCGACCGAGCCAAGTGATGTTTACCGTGAAGTTCAACTTTAAATAAATTATAAATCCTTCTCAATAAAAGAGAGGGATTTTTTTATTGGTTTTTAAGTTAGTACAGGTATAACGATTATATTTACATAATAAACATCAAATTATCAATATTTTATATGAAAAAGATATTCACATTAATAGTTATGTGTTCTACAATGGCTATTGCTCAATCTCATCGCTTTATTTATGAATATAAGTACATCCCGAATATAAAAGCCAAGGATGATGTTAAGAAAGATATGATGGCATTGGATATTAATGAAAAGGGTTCGGTGTACCAAAGTCTGGATAAGATGAAAAACGATTCTATTTTGAGAGCTCAGGTTGAAGCGCTTTCTAAAAATATGAGTGGTACGATTAATTTACAAGGGATGAATAGATCTAAGTCTATTGTTAATTATAAAGTTACCAAGGAATATCCATCTTATACTGTTTTTTTGCATGAAAAAGTAGATGCCAATAACTATAAAATATCTGAAGATAAAAAACCTGAATGGAAAATTTCATCAGAAACCCAAACCATCAATGGATACAATATACAGAAGGCAAGCACTCATTTTGGAGGAAGAGATTGGACAGCGTGGTTTACCACCGAACTTCCCTTTCCAGATGGGCCATATAAATTTTACGGCCTTCCTGGGTTAATTGTGAAATTAGAAGACAGTACAGGATCCCACATAATGACTTTAGTAGCCAATAGGAAGCAGGATAAAGCGGAAGATAATACGAGGACTATTTTCGAGAGGAAGGAAATTGCAGTTACCTCTAATCAGTTTAAAAAAGCCTGGAAGGACTTTTTAGCAGACCCTGGTAAAGAGATACGTGGGATGGGAACTAGTTCATCTGCTAAAGTATATTTCCGAGATGCGAGTGGTAAAACAATGGATCAAAAAGATATTGTAAAAGGGAAAGAAGCTATGGTAAAAAAGATATTGGAAACCGAAAACAATAGGATAGAACCTAGCTTATACGAGTAAAAAAACAGAAAAGCAGATTTTTCAGATATGTACTGAGAAACCTGCTTTTTGTCATTTTGATAAAAGTCATCCGTTATAAAGGATAAAAAAAGTATTTTTATTTCTACATTTGCTATAGAAAAATGTAAAGTGAAAAAAATAATCCCATATCTGTTGATTCTTATTTCTGGAATCTTTGTCTTTCAGAAGACATGGGTATGGGCGGACTATTGCATGAATACAGAATGGTATTTGGAGCATTGTATCAATAAAACCAAACCCGAACTTCATTGTGATGGTAAATGTCAATTGGAGAAGCAATCGGAACAAAAAACCAACTATACTTGGCTGAAGGTAGTATCAGAATTTATAGGTGTTATTGCTCCACTAGAATTTCCTAGTTGGACATCTACAATAAAACGAACAATTCATCATTTTTATTTTACCTCTCAACTTCTTAAAGGCTATCAAGTAGCTTTGCTAAAGCCTCCGTTGATGATTTTAACATTTTAAAAACCCAAGATCTTTTCAAGATTTTTAATGGGCTATATTATTCTACAATTTTTTTAAAGTTGATTGTCGAATAAGTAGCTTGAGATTTCATGAGCATAATGCTTGTGATTAAGATAATCCTATGTTTTTATTTTAAAATCATTTACGATGAATAAGCATCAAGCAATTTCAAAAAAATATATTACCCTACCTCTTTGTGTAGCGGCCTTTAGTTTTATTTCTGCACAACAAGTGGATAGTATCCTGATGAGAGATATAGAAGTGGTAAGCATTACAAAACCATTCACCCAACCTAAAATAACACCTAATAGTCATGATTTTTTAAATCATGATGCGGGGGACTTCTTAACCAATTTACCAGAACTAGGGGTAAGAAGAATTGCAGGAAGCTATGCTGCTGATCCTGTTTTAAGAGGTTTTAAATATGAACAACTCAATGTGGTGAGCGATGGCTTTATGTCCAGCATACACGCATGCCCTTCGCGTATGGATCCCGTGTCTAGCCAGATTAATATGAGTATGATTAAGCAGGCAGACGTATATAAAGGTCCATATCAATTTAGATTTGGGAATGCTGTAGGAGGAACGATTAATTTTATAGGGGAAGATCCTAAATTTTCATCTAACCCTAAATTTTCAGGTAGAATTTCCACAGGCTATGAGAGTAATGGAAATATTTTCAGAAATGAAGCTTGGGGGCAGTTGGCAACGAAAAAACTAGTGTTTGATATTTTTGGGTCTTACCAAAAAGGAGATGATTATAAAGATGGAGAGGGGAATGAGGTTCCATCCGCTTTTAAGAGATATAATATTGGGTCTAAATTGGCGTATCAGTGGAATGATAGGCAGACAACAATTTTACAAGCAAGTACCAACCAAGCGCGAGATGTGAAATTTGCGACTGGTAGAATGGATATTTTGAAGGACAACACATGGATGTACTCTTTAAAACACGAAATGAAATTTCAAGATGCCTTTGTGGATAGGTTAAACTTTAGTTCTTTCCTAACGAGTGTAGATCATCTAATGGGAGATTCTGCAAGAACGATGCTTTCCCATATCAAGAGTAAATCTGCGGGAGCTAAAGTGGAAGCCAAAATGGTGTGGGGACAAAATATTCTATATTCTGGAGTAGATTTTAGACATGATGCTGAAAGGAAAATACCCAATGCTAGTACTTCTTCGGGCAGTATGAACCACGGAGGGATGAACCATGGAGGGATGAACCATGGAGGGATGAGTATGTCCACTAATCCATGGCAGGATGCTCAAAGCAATGTAGTAGGATGGTTTAATGAATACCAATATCTATGGGGAAAAAGTAAGATTACAGCGTCTTATCGTTTGAATTTCGATCACTCCAAAGTGAATGATCCTTCTCATTTCTTCATGCAAAAATATGGAGACCTATCGGCGAGTAAAGTTACCAATAGTTTGAGCTTTTCATATAAATATTCCTTCAACCCTTATGCTCAAATGACATTTTTGGTAGGGCGAGGTGAGCGCGCTGCTAGCCTTACCGAAAAGTATATCAACTTTTTTATGATAGGCTACGACAATTATCAGTATGTAGGAAATCCTCATTTAAAATCTGAAAAAAACCTTCAGGCAGACTGGGTGTTTTCTTATCAAAAAGGAAACTTACATTTACAGACAGATATTTTTTACTCTCGCCTAACGGATTTTATTTCTTCTCAAATAGTAACCGATATCCCTGCAACTTCCCAAACAGCAAAAGGAGTAAGGCAAATGCAGAATATAAAAGATGCGTATAAAACAGGGATTGAAGGCTCTTTGCAATGGCAATTTTTACCATATCTAAGATTGGATGCATCCGCAGCTTATACTTATGCTAAAAATATAAGTCAGGATGTTCCTCTACCTGAAATTGCCCCACTGGACACTCGCCTAGGATTGAAGGCTACGTTGAATAAATTTTTAATAGGAGCTGATATGAGATTTGTGGCTTCTCAGAAGAGGATTAATCCCCTTTTTGGAGAATTGCCAACTAAAGATTTCACCGTATTTAATTTAGAAGCCCAAGCAGAAATTTTCCCAAAAGCCAACGTATCATTTCAGGTAAAAAATATTTTGAACAGAAGCTATACAGAGTATCTTAATAAAACAACTGCAAATTCTAACTATACCGAAAGATTTCTTTCTCCGGGAAGAAGTTTTGCCCTTACTTTTTCATATACATTATAAATACTATCTCAAACTGAACTCAGTTGTTGAAAAGGCTGTCCTTCTTAGGGCAGCTTTTGTTCTACTATCTCCCAAAAAATAGATTCAGATTTGGGAAGGAAGCCTTCAGGATGTTTGGTGAAATAATCCGATTGATCTTTGAATTTTTCCAAATGAGAGAAATACTTTTTCAGATCTTCCAATGTGAAAACCAAACGAAATTCAGGCCTCATTTCATCATGAGCGTGGAGGTAACACACCTGTCCTTCTTGTTCCTCAGAGGTATATTCTAATCCAAAGGTTTGGATGAGGTAATTTTTTAAAAATTCTAGTTGAGAAAATTCCATTTTATACGAGCTTTATAAAACCTAAGTTAGCGAATATCAAAGTTTTCTAGGAGTAAAATTCCCATTGTTTTATATTTTAAAAATAACTACCTTGTCAAAATCTAAATTTTTGAAAAAATAAATGTTAGAGAAAAAAGAACATCTGTACGAGAAGACGGTTTTGGTAGGTCTCATTACCAAAGACCAAGATGAGGAAAAGCTTACCGAATACATGGATGAGCTGGAGTTTTTGGCCTATACAGCAGGAGCTACGGTAGAGAAGAGATTCACCCAAAAAATGTCGATGCCCGACTCCAAAACGTTTGTAGGAAAAGGAAAAGCAGAGGAAATAAAAACTTTTGTTAAAGAAAATGAGATAGGAACGGTAATTTTTGATGATGAACTCTCTCCTTCCCAATTGAAGAATTTGGAAAGAGAAATGGAAGTAAAAATCTTAGACCGCACCAATCTGATCTTGGATATCTTCGCACAAAGAGCACAAACTTCGTATGCAAGAACTCAGGTAGAACTTGCCCAATACGAATACCTTCTACCTCGACTAACCCGTATGTGGACCCACTTGGAGAGACAGAGAGGGGGTATTGGTATGCGTGGTCCCGGGGAAACAGAGATAGAAACCGATAGAAGGATTGTAAGGGATAGGATCTCTTTATTAAAAGAAAAACTGAAGACTATAGATAGACAAATGGCTACCCAACGCAACAACCGTGGGAAAATGGTGAGAGTAGCCTTGGTGGGATATACCAATGTTGGGAAATCTACACTTATGAATACCTTATCCAAGTCGGAGGTATTTGCAGAGAATAAACTTTTTGCAACTTTGGATACCACAGTAAGAAAAGTAGTAATAGGTAATTTACCTTTCCTATTAACCGATACTGTTGGGTTTATTAGAAAATTACCTACCCAGCTGGTGGAGTCTTTTAAATCTACCTTGGATGAGGTAAGAGAATCAGACTTATTGGTGCATGTAGTTGATATTTCCCATGATAGTTTCGAGGATCATATAGCTTCTGTAAATAATATTTTACAAGAAATAGAAGCTCATAAGAAACCTGTCATCATGGTATTTAATAAGATAGACAATTTCACTTATGAGAAGAAAGCAGAAGATGATTTAACTCCTTCTACTAAAAAGAATATTTCTTTGGAAGAGTGGAAGAATACTTGGATGGCTAAATCTAAAGTTCCGACGGTGTTTATTTCGGCTCTTACGAAAGAAAATTTCCCTGAGATGAAGAAAATGATTTATGATGAGGTACTGAAAATTCATATTTCGAGATTCCCATATAATGATTTCCTTTTTCAGTATTATGACGACGAAGACAATATTGGAGAAGCATAATTGATTTTATAGAAAACCAGCAAAACTAAAAACCATAACCTTTTTGGATGAAACGAATCTTTACCTTCTTTAGCCTTTTCTTA encodes:
- a CDS encoding rhodanese-like domain-containing protein; protein product: MKVEQIYTGCLAQGAYYIVSNGEAAIIDPLRETQPYLNKLQEDNAQLKYIFETHFHADFVSGHVDLSKATGADIVYGPTAKTEFTAITAEDNQIFEIGKIKIKVLHTPGHTLESACYLLINEEGKETALFSGDTLFLGDVGRPDLAQKANEITQEDLAGMLYDSLMNKIMPLPDSITVYPAHGAGSACGKNMQKETVDTLGNQKKSNYALNQPNKETFIKEVITGLTPPPQYFGYNVAMNKGGYDSFQEVLHKGLTPLSPEEFKNIAEESSALILDTRNAGDFAQEFIPQSINIGIKGDFAPWVGTMIVDVKQPILLITEEGKEEESITRLSRVGFDHVLGYLKGGVTAWKNAGESTDTIERISAQEFENRYSEDATVIDVRKEGEFAASHIENATTKPLAYINQWVGDIDPKKHFFIHCAGGYRSMIAASILQARGYRNFSEVEGGYNAIKNTNIPKTDFSCPSQK
- a CDS encoding carboxypeptidase regulatory-like domain-containing protein encodes the protein MKKLITSLFTVATFFLYAQKTITGKVSDTSGNAIPSASVTVENSQNSVIIAYGITDAKGNFKIPFTTDLANVRVKVKAFNQKSQVKEIKNEDQTLNFKLDSDVTEIKEVVLKTKLITKKGDTISYDITAFANKNDRVLSDALKKMPGVEVASDGSITYQGTAINKFYINGKDLMEGGYGTINNSLPLDAIGKVEIMENHQPVKILQDKVPSEQAAFNIKLKKKVTMTGRGEVGMGGSPLLWNVKLTPMLFTDKIQWVFNYKTNNNGESVENEGNIMAFGSRFEGIRRNASQTSWLNVENAATPSVPQKRYLMNNVHYLSGNLLTNLNKSKEWEFKANANYTNNAISRESFVETHYLPPFNNGAVISNAVRNNFYTDKIKGEMIFTKNAKKGFFKNTTSFTQFWNADRADVSRTINGVNDADNTAGQGIEAPTTNFQNSLSTIIPWKEKLINLRSFINYQNDKQTLRVNPFSYTPQEVYNKDTQTMDPIFQHPLLTKYANQYLRMKTFETQEAVNMSFSAKRWTFTPEVGFNYTINKLNSALTGEDNHSVTDPLDGKYQNDLKFSNVTPYVSGQINYKGTNFNMYLTLPVNFNNIKAEDPAAGRNVDIRLNKTTFEPSTFMQYEFASFWKASANGSISNNFGTIGSVYAGYILMSPVNLSRPYSNGILAQNKSQSGGVGIEYRNPLNNLFFNVRSRVSKTTNNLMLNTFLDNGNTTSEYIVRDNDINSNSQSVEVGKYFPSFKTNASIGFSNSNNKSLSMNNSIIQRTKSNNQSFNFKVNNAFFSWMSLDYNFSLGFGESTFTYLNTESTVKNNNFSHNLNLIFYPIENHSIGLNWDQNNFKQGNQLYKNPFYDLTYQYTWAKKRIDFEVKWLNIANTKVYETINTGSTGTTYRRMYIRPSQVMFTVKFNFK
- a CDS encoding rhodanese-like domain-containing protein — encoded protein: MSFSKIKKVLFLLIFSGSFLGIKAQTSSPDLTVLLQDPNIILVDVRTPAEYKAEPLDHAINIPLQEIGKRLSEFKNDKKYVVFCRSGVRAGKAKALLEKNNISQVYSGVSFSHLYRLQAQYPEKDILLEDVARIKRLSIGPHFIQYGLGLKKNQEFINFIGQQYGVITILEGKVLLKSKQGDITLEKGSTYEFPIHQKINIIGLQKSNKILFIYQK
- a CDS encoding IS5 family transposase, yielding MLGKNPKKQPELFRPMLVDFIDDKHELVLLSEKIDWNYFEQEFASLYSHKGNPSHPIRFMVGCLLLKHLYNLGDETLEKAWIMNPYMQYFCGRVFFEHKFPCDPSNFVHFRKRIGEAGIEKIFAYSVRMHDAKTSTSNFVLSDTTVQENNTTFPTDAKLCKKVIDYCNKIAENEGIKQRQRYTKVSKQMVRNTYNGKHPKRSKMARKSQRQLKTIALRLIRELERNFNEEQKEIYKESLALYTKVVTQNRSDKDKIYSIHKPFTRCIAKGKAHKQYEFGNKVGLITTANKGKKIILGIKAFLQTPYDGHTIEPLLEQMENNGQKLPKELVYDRGGRGKSEIKGVKISIPSNPKKTDTAYRKQAKRKKFRTRAAIEPIIGHLKTDFRLAQNYFLGETGPQINAMLSATAWNLKKMMEILKEKIIFQFYKIINLLFSRFIFQNKLEARFC
- a CDS encoding methyltransferase domain-containing protein, with product MKLSEEYWDQQWVAQKTGWDVGKPTPPLMSIIDNYSGDLSDKVLIPGCGNAYEAEYLIQKGFTNITLIDISETAVKKLQEKFRNFPQVKVVHQDFFKLIGNFDLILEQTFFCALPPESRSRYVEKMEELLSDGGKLCGVLFNRTFEKQAPPFGGNLKEYQELFKTKFNSIHMEECKNSIPPRLGNELLLIIRK